One Mya arenaria isolate MELC-2E11 chromosome 5, ASM2691426v1 genomic window carries:
- the LOC128235119 gene encoding uncharacterized protein LOC128235119 isoform X2, which translates to MVIVCRIYIVPISTVVLTSPTYSNATVNAGSSKKFTCRTSRGLPQPTVEWYMTSSNSCTRNGVKIMNSISSSPSESNGLIQVESSLLFTASSLDNNLWICCAASNINTQWKLSGTKLLDVRYPSPNPPVIDDFNKITDYQMIENSTERLTCRSTGGNPLASLAWSCFNGIESNPNISGGSVSRSVQFTARRNQDNTCTCTATHEAGPLQQVSLDVNIMYPPSTPEFQLNGTPVGVLISIIEDSAQMVTCHSFGKPNPSTNDFTWTKGSAVVSSNSVLSWTGGIRVQDGGSYKCIVTTTMTPSDTSKTQVTTEVSSDVTMNVLYSPRLLQLSRLNALEGENLIQKCKYEPGNPAETTVVIARLNDRITWTEKTHFIPSLKRSDAGMYSCTVRNIMKPTGQQNGIAGEDTGIFEINVWYKTSVSKFGLTSHPDAINVTVDENATLHFFCEVDSNPNSSIIIGRSDSLQDNVALKRNDGFLHLAFEVQQAGCLDTASYYCLGFNNYTEIETTPRKHMNVYVRCSPRASGGQWESNVTGVTGGNATFSFDVVAYPVPNKEGYVWHKWNGTRYSQVHNNDKYTINNTGVSTIFTVNAIEQEDFSTYLLTVTNGINPDFNKVFNLSPQEVPQCPTGLTYSATTSSSANIEWISHFNGGRKQTFIVLYKMTERSEYLVLTADEIDQKIHYEIILTGLNDGSTYEVILFSRNEKGNCKQNTSLQFDTELLVEPPPGTTGSIVGGTTGGIVAAIILVIVVVFVLKRKYNFDCLCSFRLSRKDLHHDANTDNGIDTQGADTRGYNATQTYEDISMVTDKSPYDALDNGDNGLDNVHVYTPLDAPCLKTHVSYENVKDDPVYNNTVLKNPIQPVL; encoded by the exons tgCCAATATCAACAGTAGTTTTGACATCACCAACATATTCAAATGCCACTGTCAACGCGGGCTCATCGAAGAAATTCACGTGTCGTACATCTAGGGGTCTTCCGCAACCAACGGTGGAGTGGTATATGACGTCTAGTAACAGCTGCACTAGGAATGGCGTCAAAATAATGAATTCCATATCCAGTTCACCGTCTGAAAGCAATGGTCTTATACAGGTGGAAAGTTCACTGTTATTCACAGCATCCAGTTTGGATAATAATCTCTGGATTTGCTGCGCGGCAAGTAATATCAACACTCAGTGGAAACTGTCAGGAACGAAGCTTCTAGACGTAAGAT ATCCTTCACCTAATCCTCCAGTGATTGACGACTTCAACAAAATAACGGACTACCAGATGATAGAGAATAGCACCGAACGTCTGACATGTAGGAGTACTGGCGGAAATCCTCTTGCCAGCCTTGCGTGGAGCTGTTTCAATGGCATCGAGTCAAACCCTAACATTAGCGGCGGTTCAGTCAGTCGTTCTGTACAGTTCACAGCGCGGCGTAACCAAGACAACACGTGCACGTGTACTGCCACGCATGAGGCGGGACCGTTGCAACAGGTTTCATTGGACGTCAATATTATGT atcCTCCTTCAACTCCGGAATTCCAACTAAACGGTACACCAGTGGGCGTCTTGATTAGCATAATTGAAGACAGTGCTCAGATGGTGACGTGTCACAGCTTTGGAAAACCTAATCCATCTACAAACGATTTCACTTGGACAAAAGGAAGTGCCGTTGTTAGTTCAAATTCAGTTTTAAGCTGGACCGGCGGAATCAGAGTTCAGGACGGAGGCAGTTACAAATGTATCgttacaacaacaatgacacctTCGGACACCAGCAAAACTCAAGTTACAACAGAGGTATCTTCTGATGTCACCATGAATGTACTAT ATTCACCACGGTTACTTCAACTGTCCCGGCTTAACGCCCTGGAAGGTGAAAACTTAATCCAGAAATGTAAATACGAGCCAGGTAACCCAGCAGAAACAACAGTCGTAATTGCTCGGTTAAATGACCGGATTACATGGacagaaaaaacacatttcattcCATCACTGAAGAGAAGCGATGCTGGTATGTACAGTTGCACAGTTCGTAACATCATGAAGCCAACGGGGCAACAAAACGGAATCGCTGGAGAGGATACTGGAATATTCGAAATTAACGTTTGGT ACAAAACGTCTGTGTCcaagtttggtttaaccagtcATCCCGACGCGATCAATGTTACTGTTGATGAAAACGCAACTCTTCACTTTTTCTGTGAAGTTGACAGTAACCCAAACTCCTCCATTATAATTGGAAGATCGGACAGTCTACAGGACAACGTTGCTCTGAAAAGGAACGACGGGTTTCTCCATCTCGCATTTGAGGTTCAACAAGCTGGCTGTCTTGATACAGCAAGTTACTATTGTCTTGGTTTTAACAACTACACAGAGATTGAGACGACACCAAGGAAACACATGAACGTTTATGTTCGAT GTTCACCAAGAGCATCAGGAGGCCAATGGGAAAGCAATGTTACAGGGGTTACTGGTGGCAATGCAACGTTTTCCTTTGATGTAGTTGCATATCCTGTTCCAAACAAAGAGGGATATGTATGGCACAAATGGAATGGGACAAGGTATTCTCAAGTTCacaacaatgacaaatataccATCAACAATACTGGTGTTTCCACAATATTCACCGTCAATGCTATTGAGCAAGAAGATTTTTCAACCTATCTGCTAACAGTGACCAATGGAATAAATCCAGACTTCAACAAAGTATTCAACTTAAGTCCTCAAg AAGTCCCTCAGTGTCCAACTGGTTTAACATATAGTGCAACGACATCGTCCTCAGCTAATATCGAGTGGATTAGTCACTTCAATGGGGGACGGAagcaaacatttattgttttgtacaaaatgaCTGAACGTTCGGAATACTTGGTTCTTACGGCAGATGAGATTGACCAGAAGATACACTACGAAATAATACTAACAGGATTAAACGACGGATCGACGTATGAAGTCATTCTATTCTCAAGAAACGAAAAAGgaaactgtaaacaaaatacttcaCTCCAATTCGACACTGAACTACTTGTCG aACCACCACCTGGAACCACTGGATCTATAGTTGGTGGAACAACGGGAGGGATAGTGGCGGCGATTATTCTGGTGATAGTTGTggtctttgttttaaaacgaAAATACAACTTTGACTGTTTGTGTTCATTCAGGCTATCTCGAAAAG ATCTGCATCATGATGCAAACACAGATAACGGAATAGATAC GCAAGGAGCTGATACTCGTGGGTACAACGCAACTCAGACCTATGAAGACATTTCCATGGTAACGGATAAGTCCCCGTACGATGCTCTGG ataatgGCGACAATGG CCTCGACAATGTACACGTGTACACGCCATTGGATGCGCCTTGTTTAAAGACACATGTTTCGTACGAAAATGTCAAAG ATGATCCCGTGTACAACAACACAGTGCTTAAGAACCCGATACAGCCTGTGCTCTAG
- the LOC128235119 gene encoding uncharacterized protein LOC128235119 isoform X3 gives MTSSNSCTRNGVKIMNSISSSPSESNGLIQVESSLLFTASSLDNNLWICCAASNINTQWKLSGTKLLDVRYPSPNPPVIDDFNKITDYQMIENSTERLTCRSTGGNPLASLAWSCFNGIESNPNISGGSVSRSVQFTARRNQDNTCTCTATHEAGPLQQVSLDVNIMYPPSTPEFQLNGTPVGVLISIIEDSAQMVTCHSFGKPNPSTNDFTWTKGSAVVSSNSVLSWTGGIRVQDGGSYKCIVTTTMTPSDTSKTQVTTEVSSDVTMNVLYSPRLLQLSRLNALEGENLIQKCKYEPGNPAETTVVIARLNDRITWTEKTHFIPSLKRSDAGMYSCTVRNIMKPTGQQNGIAGEDTGIFEINVWYKTSVSKFGLTSHPDAINVTVDENATLHFFCEVDSNPNSSIIIGRSDSLQDNVALKRNDGFLHLAFEVQQAGCLDTASYYCLGFNNYTEIETTPRKHMNVYVRCSPRASGGQWESNVTGVTGGNATFSFDVVAYPVPNKEGYVWHKWNGTRYSQVHNNDKYTINNTGVSTIFTVNAIEQEDFSTYLLTVTNGINPDFNKVFNLSPQEVPQCPTGLTYSATTSSSANIEWISHFNGGRKQTFIVLYKMTERSEYLVLTADEIDQKIHYEIILTGLNDGSTYEVILFSRNEKGNCKQNTSLQFDTELLVEPPPGTTGSIVGGTTGGIVAAIILVIVVVFVLKRKYNFDCLCSFRLSRKDLHHDANTDNGIDTQGADTRGYNATQTYEDISMVTDKSPYDALDNGDNGLDNVHVYTPLDAPCLKTHVSYENVKDDPVYNNTVLKNPIQPVL, from the exons ATGACGTCTAGTAACAGCTGCACTAGGAATGGCGTCAAAATAATGAATTCCATATCCAGTTCACCGTCTGAAAGCAATGGTCTTATACAGGTGGAAAGTTCACTGTTATTCACAGCATCCAGTTTGGATAATAATCTCTGGATTTGCTGCGCGGCAAGTAATATCAACACTCAGTGGAAACTGTCAGGAACGAAGCTTCTAGACGTAAGAT ATCCTTCACCTAATCCTCCAGTGATTGACGACTTCAACAAAATAACGGACTACCAGATGATAGAGAATAGCACCGAACGTCTGACATGTAGGAGTACTGGCGGAAATCCTCTTGCCAGCCTTGCGTGGAGCTGTTTCAATGGCATCGAGTCAAACCCTAACATTAGCGGCGGTTCAGTCAGTCGTTCTGTACAGTTCACAGCGCGGCGTAACCAAGACAACACGTGCACGTGTACTGCCACGCATGAGGCGGGACCGTTGCAACAGGTTTCATTGGACGTCAATATTATGT atcCTCCTTCAACTCCGGAATTCCAACTAAACGGTACACCAGTGGGCGTCTTGATTAGCATAATTGAAGACAGTGCTCAGATGGTGACGTGTCACAGCTTTGGAAAACCTAATCCATCTACAAACGATTTCACTTGGACAAAAGGAAGTGCCGTTGTTAGTTCAAATTCAGTTTTAAGCTGGACCGGCGGAATCAGAGTTCAGGACGGAGGCAGTTACAAATGTATCgttacaacaacaatgacacctTCGGACACCAGCAAAACTCAAGTTACAACAGAGGTATCTTCTGATGTCACCATGAATGTACTAT ATTCACCACGGTTACTTCAACTGTCCCGGCTTAACGCCCTGGAAGGTGAAAACTTAATCCAGAAATGTAAATACGAGCCAGGTAACCCAGCAGAAACAACAGTCGTAATTGCTCGGTTAAATGACCGGATTACATGGacagaaaaaacacatttcattcCATCACTGAAGAGAAGCGATGCTGGTATGTACAGTTGCACAGTTCGTAACATCATGAAGCCAACGGGGCAACAAAACGGAATCGCTGGAGAGGATACTGGAATATTCGAAATTAACGTTTGGT ACAAAACGTCTGTGTCcaagtttggtttaaccagtcATCCCGACGCGATCAATGTTACTGTTGATGAAAACGCAACTCTTCACTTTTTCTGTGAAGTTGACAGTAACCCAAACTCCTCCATTATAATTGGAAGATCGGACAGTCTACAGGACAACGTTGCTCTGAAAAGGAACGACGGGTTTCTCCATCTCGCATTTGAGGTTCAACAAGCTGGCTGTCTTGATACAGCAAGTTACTATTGTCTTGGTTTTAACAACTACACAGAGATTGAGACGACACCAAGGAAACACATGAACGTTTATGTTCGAT GTTCACCAAGAGCATCAGGAGGCCAATGGGAAAGCAATGTTACAGGGGTTACTGGTGGCAATGCAACGTTTTCCTTTGATGTAGTTGCATATCCTGTTCCAAACAAAGAGGGATATGTATGGCACAAATGGAATGGGACAAGGTATTCTCAAGTTCacaacaatgacaaatataccATCAACAATACTGGTGTTTCCACAATATTCACCGTCAATGCTATTGAGCAAGAAGATTTTTCAACCTATCTGCTAACAGTGACCAATGGAATAAATCCAGACTTCAACAAAGTATTCAACTTAAGTCCTCAAg AAGTCCCTCAGTGTCCAACTGGTTTAACATATAGTGCAACGACATCGTCCTCAGCTAATATCGAGTGGATTAGTCACTTCAATGGGGGACGGAagcaaacatttattgttttgtacaaaatgaCTGAACGTTCGGAATACTTGGTTCTTACGGCAGATGAGATTGACCAGAAGATACACTACGAAATAATACTAACAGGATTAAACGACGGATCGACGTATGAAGTCATTCTATTCTCAAGAAACGAAAAAGgaaactgtaaacaaaatacttcaCTCCAATTCGACACTGAACTACTTGTCG aACCACCACCTGGAACCACTGGATCTATAGTTGGTGGAACAACGGGAGGGATAGTGGCGGCGATTATTCTGGTGATAGTTGTggtctttgttttaaaacgaAAATACAACTTTGACTGTTTGTGTTCATTCAGGCTATCTCGAAAAG ATCTGCATCATGATGCAAACACAGATAACGGAATAGATAC GCAAGGAGCTGATACTCGTGGGTACAACGCAACTCAGACCTATGAAGACATTTCCATGGTAACGGATAAGTCCCCGTACGATGCTCTGG ataatgGCGACAATGG CCTCGACAATGTACACGTGTACACGCCATTGGATGCGCCTTGTTTAAAGACACATGTTTCGTACGAAAATGTCAAAG ATGATCCCGTGTACAACAACACAGTGCTTAAGAACCCGATACAGCCTGTGCTCTAG